From Salmo salar chromosome ssa04, Ssal_v3.1, whole genome shotgun sequence, one genomic window encodes:
- the LOC106602427 gene encoding zinc finger protein 620 isoform X7 yields MAKRMVFHTQIASIMEVLANAAVAEICKLVDDDYAVFRLEITQSQKENRALRTELKVARERAERTIRERALASRPSSVKILDRYRGMARGEGHSCFMKPAEHNAWRDDQPIAINEGTGTSTQHVIVKESAEAAGPGVKLERSEGEHPRHSRDIQDGAASGVAPPVAMEDPTTTPALPRTRHSITDVSGTLNAVLKSETDTTTLTVLERLDCSPGRHSEYLLYGSPRKVLSHQDSSDTLQNSNDPSYSYTTETIPGDMPVGLDTQTNPMRGDWNQYSGNVYSEGSLDKKGEGLVVDEVTVKEEGDPLTWNADDTHLGGQPQGNTSDFLDYRESLEPNPNIATHSPLHAFRDSDPESTSMAPSNLHGCVLFDQVLNSKDVRSKTRGEGATSGNSKEKRFLCMFCNKGFSCPQKVEIHQRVHTGEKLFNCTQCHMRFTQAGTLKRHQRVHTGEKPFSCTQCHMRFTQSGNLKIHQRVHIGVKPFSCTQCHMCFSQAWNLKSHQRVHSGGSRGAAGEGKGA; encoded by the exons ATGGCTAAACgtatggtttttcacactcaaatagcctccatcatggaggtgctagcgaatgcagccgtggcagagatctgtaaactcgtagacgacgactatgcagtgtttcgtttggaaataactcaaagccagaaagaaaacagggcaTTGCGGACAGAACTGAAAGTGGCACGGGAGCGCGCAGAGAGGACAATACGAGAGCGCGCCCTAGCTAGTCGTCCCAGTAGTGTCAAGATCCTCGACCGATACAgaggaatggcaagag GTGAAGGCCACAGCTGCTTTATGAAGCCAGCGGAACACAACGCGTGGAGAGATGACCAACCCATAGCTATAAATGAGGGGActggaacctcaacccagcatgTTATCGTGAAAGAG TCTGCAGAGGCTGCAGGTCCTGGGGTCAAGCTGGAGAGGTCTGAAGGAGAGCACCCACGGcacagcagagacatccaggATGGTGCAGCGTCTGGAGTGGCACCCCCTGTAGCCATGGaggaccccaccaccacaccagcgCTGCCCAGGACCCGACACAGCATCACGGACGTCAGTGGAACGCTGAATGCTGTCCTCAAGTCAGAGACGGACACTACGACTTTAACAGTGCTGGAGCGACTGGACTGTTCTCCTGGTCGCCACTCTGAGTATTTACTTTATGGGAGCCCGAGGAAGGTTCTGTCCCATCAGGACTCAAGTGACACGTTACAGAATAGCAATGATCCGTCCTATTCATACACTACAGAGACGATACCTGGTGACATGCCTGTGGGCTTAGATACACAGACTAATCCAATGAGAGGGGACTGGAACCAGTACAGTGGTAATGTATACTCTGAAGGGTCCTTAGATAAGAAAGGGGAGGGTCTGGTTGTAGATGAAGTGACTGTGAAGGAGGAGGGTGACCCTCTGACATGGAATGCCGACGATACTCACTTAGGAGGCCAGCCGCAGGGCAACACTAGTGACTTCTTAGACTACAGGGAAAGCTTAGAGCCAAATCCAAATATCGCAACCCACTCCCCTTTACACGCGTTCAGGGATTCAGACCCAGAGTCCACATCGATGGCACCTTCCAATTTACACGGCTGCGTCCTTTTTGATCAGGTATTGAATTCAAAGGATGTAAGGTCCAAGACTCGGGGAGAGGGAGCAACATCAGGCAACAGTAAAGAGaaacggttcctctgcatgttctgtaacaaaggcttcagctgcccCCAGAAGGTGGAAATCCACCAGAGGGTCCATACAGGGGAGAAATTATTCAactgtacccagtgtcacatgcgcttcACCCAGGCTGGCACTCTGAAGagacaccagagggtccacacaggggagaaacccttcagctgtacccagtgtcacatgcgcttcACACAGTCTGGCAACCTGAagatccaccagagggtccacataggggtgaaacccttcagctgtacccagtgtcacatgtGCTTCTCCCAGGCTTGGAACCTGAAGAGCCACCAGAGGGTCCACTCAG GAGGGTCTAGAGGTGCTGCTGGTGAAGGAAAAGGGGCGTGA
- the LOC106602427 gene encoding zinc finger and SCAN domain-containing protein 5B isoform X8 → MAKRMVFHTQIASIMEVLANAAVAEICKLVDDDYAVFRLEITQSQKENRALRTELKVARERAERTIRERALASRPSSVKILDRYRGMARGEGHSCFMKPAEHNAWRDDQPIAINEGTGTSTQHVIVKESAEAAGPGVKLERSEGEHPRHSRDIQDGAASGVAPPVAMEDPTTTPALPRTRHSITDVSGTLNAVLKSETDTTTLTVLERLDCSPGRHSEYLLYGSPRKVLSHQDSSDTLQNSNDPSYSYTTETIPGDMPVGLDTQTNPMRGDWNQYSGNVYSEGSLDKKGEGLVVDEVTVKEEGDPLTWNADDTHLGGQPQGNTSDFLDYRESLEPNPNIATHSPLHAFRDSDPESTSMAPSNLHGCVLFDQVLNSKDVRSKTRGEGATSGNSKEKRFLCMFCNKGFSCPQKVEIHQRVHTGEKPFSCTQCHMRFTQSGNLKIHQRVHIGVKPFSCTQCHMCFSQAWNLKSHQRVHSGEKPFSCPQCHMSFSHSSSLKRHQRVHTGKKMYSCH, encoded by the exons ATGGCTAAACgtatggtttttcacactcaaatagcctccatcatggaggtgctagcgaatgcagccgtggcagagatctgtaaactcgtagacgacgactatgcagtgtttcgtttggaaataactcaaagccagaaagaaaacagggcaTTGCGGACAGAACTGAAAGTGGCACGGGAGCGCGCAGAGAGGACAATACGAGAGCGCGCCCTAGCTAGTCGTCCCAGTAGTGTCAAGATCCTCGACCGATACAgaggaatggcaagag GTGAAGGCCACAGCTGCTTTATGAAGCCAGCGGAACACAACGCGTGGAGAGATGACCAACCCATAGCTATAAATGAGGGGActggaacctcaacccagcatgTTATCGTGAAAGAG TCTGCAGAGGCTGCAGGTCCTGGGGTCAAGCTGGAGAGGTCTGAAGGAGAGCACCCACGGcacagcagagacatccaggATGGTGCAGCGTCTGGAGTGGCACCCCCTGTAGCCATGGaggaccccaccaccacaccagcgCTGCCCAGGACCCGACACAGCATCACGGACGTCAGTGGAACGCTGAATGCTGTCCTCAAGTCAGAGACGGACACTACGACTTTAACAGTGCTGGAGCGACTGGACTGTTCTCCTGGTCGCCACTCTGAGTATTTACTTTATGGGAGCCCGAGGAAGGTTCTGTCCCATCAGGACTCAAGTGACACGTTACAGAATAGCAATGATCCGTCCTATTCATACACTACAGAGACGATACCTGGTGACATGCCTGTGGGCTTAGATACACAGACTAATCCAATGAGAGGGGACTGGAACCAGTACAGTGGTAATGTATACTCTGAAGGGTCCTTAGATAAGAAAGGGGAGGGTCTGGTTGTAGATGAAGTGACTGTGAAGGAGGAGGGTGACCCTCTGACATGGAATGCCGACGATACTCACTTAGGAGGCCAGCCGCAGGGCAACACTAGTGACTTCTTAGACTACAGGGAAAGCTTAGAGCCAAATCCAAATATCGCAACCCACTCCCCTTTACACGCGTTCAGGGATTCAGACCCAGAGTCCACATCGATGGCACCTTCCAATTTACACGGCTGCGTCCTTTTTGATCAGGTATTGAATTCAAAGGATGTAAGGTCCAAGACTCGGGGAGAGGGAGCAACATCAGGCAACAGTAAAGAGaaacggttcctctgcatgttctgtaacaaaggcttcagctgcccCCAGAAGGTGGAAATCCACCAGAGG gtccacacaggggagaaacccttcagctgtacccagtgtcacatgcgcttcACACAGTCTGGCAACCTGAagatccaccagagggtccacataggggtgaaacccttcagctgtacccagtgtcacatgtGCTTCTCCCAGGCTTGGAACCTGAAGAGCCACCAGAGGGTCCACTCAGGTGAGAAACCCTTCAGCTGTCCCCAGTGTCACATGAGCTTCTCCCACTCGTCcagcctgaagaggcaccagagggtccacacagggaaGAAAATGTATAGCTGCCACTAG
- the LOC106602427 gene encoding zinc finger protein 774 isoform X6 — protein MAKRMVFHTQIASIMEVLANAAVAEICKLVDDDYAVFRLEITQSQKENRALRTELKVARERAERTIRERALASRPSSVKILDRYRGMARGEGHSCFMKPAEHNAWRDDQPIAINEGTGTSTQHVIVKESAEAAGPGVKLERSEGEHPRHSRDIQDGAASGVAPPVAMEDPTTTPALPRTRHSITDVSGTLNAVLKSETDTTTLTVLERLDCSPGRHSEYLLYGSPRKVLSHQDSSDTLQNSNDPSYSYTTETIPGDMPVGLDTQTNPMRGDWNQYSGNVYSEGSLDKKGEGLVVDEVTVKEEGDPLTWNADDTHLGGQPQGNTSDFLDYRESLEPNPNIATHSPLHAFRDSDPESTSMAPSNLHGCVLFDQVLNSKDVRSKTRGEGATSGNSKEKRFLCMFCNKGFSCPQKVEIHQRVHTGEKLFNCTQCHMRFTQAGTLKRHQRVHTGEKPFSCTQCHMRFTQSGNLKIHQRVHIGVKPFSCTQCHMCFSQAWNLKSHQRVHSGEKPFSCPQCHMSFSHSSSLKRHQRVHTGKKMYSCH, from the exons ATGGCTAAACgtatggtttttcacactcaaatagcctccatcatggaggtgctagcgaatgcagccgtggcagagatctgtaaactcgtagacgacgactatgcagtgtttcgtttggaaataactcaaagccagaaagaaaacagggcaTTGCGGACAGAACTGAAAGTGGCACGGGAGCGCGCAGAGAGGACAATACGAGAGCGCGCCCTAGCTAGTCGTCCCAGTAGTGTCAAGATCCTCGACCGATACAgaggaatggcaagag GTGAAGGCCACAGCTGCTTTATGAAGCCAGCGGAACACAACGCGTGGAGAGATGACCAACCCATAGCTATAAATGAGGGGActggaacctcaacccagcatgTTATCGTGAAAGAG TCTGCAGAGGCTGCAGGTCCTGGGGTCAAGCTGGAGAGGTCTGAAGGAGAGCACCCACGGcacagcagagacatccaggATGGTGCAGCGTCTGGAGTGGCACCCCCTGTAGCCATGGaggaccccaccaccacaccagcgCTGCCCAGGACCCGACACAGCATCACGGACGTCAGTGGAACGCTGAATGCTGTCCTCAAGTCAGAGACGGACACTACGACTTTAACAGTGCTGGAGCGACTGGACTGTTCTCCTGGTCGCCACTCTGAGTATTTACTTTATGGGAGCCCGAGGAAGGTTCTGTCCCATCAGGACTCAAGTGACACGTTACAGAATAGCAATGATCCGTCCTATTCATACACTACAGAGACGATACCTGGTGACATGCCTGTGGGCTTAGATACACAGACTAATCCAATGAGAGGGGACTGGAACCAGTACAGTGGTAATGTATACTCTGAAGGGTCCTTAGATAAGAAAGGGGAGGGTCTGGTTGTAGATGAAGTGACTGTGAAGGAGGAGGGTGACCCTCTGACATGGAATGCCGACGATACTCACTTAGGAGGCCAGCCGCAGGGCAACACTAGTGACTTCTTAGACTACAGGGAAAGCTTAGAGCCAAATCCAAATATCGCAACCCACTCCCCTTTACACGCGTTCAGGGATTCAGACCCAGAGTCCACATCGATGGCACCTTCCAATTTACACGGCTGCGTCCTTTTTGATCAGGTATTGAATTCAAAGGATGTAAGGTCCAAGACTCGGGGAGAGGGAGCAACATCAGGCAACAGTAAAGAGaaacggttcctctgcatgttctgtaacaaaggcttcagctgcccCCAGAAGGTGGAAATCCACCAGAGGGTCCATACAGGGGAGAAATTATTCAactgtacccagtgtcacatgcgcttcACCCAGGCTGGCACTCTGAAGagacaccagagggtccacacaggggagaaacccttcagctgtacccagtgtcacatgcgcttcACACAGTCTGGCAACCTGAagatccaccagagggtccacataggggtgaaacccttcagctgtacccagtgtcacatgtGCTTCTCCCAGGCTTGGAACCTGAAGAGCCACCAGAGGGTCCACTCAGGTGAGAAACCCTTCAGCTGTCCCCAGTGTCACATGAGCTTCTCCCACTCGTCcagcctgaagaggcaccagagggtccacacagggaaGAAAATGTATAGCTGCCACTAG
- the LOC106602444 gene encoding gastrula zinc finger protein XlCGF48.2-like has product MAKCMVFHTQIASIMEVLANAAVAEICKLVDDDYAVFRLEITQSQKENRALQRKLQLLELKVARERAERTTRERALASRPSSVKILDRYRGMARGEGHLTGGHRNFVKPVGHNVWRVDQPIAIDEGSGTSTQHVIVKASADAEAAGPGFKLERYEGKEDPPHSRDIQTGVPAVATEDPTLAPALPRAQCSITEVSGTLNTVLKSETDTESLTVLERLSCPPAPRSEYLVYGSPRTVLFHQDSGDALETGNDPSCSYATDTEMIPGDVPVGLDTQTNSMRGDWNRYSSSVYSEGCLDKKGEGLVIDEVTVKVEGDALLTWNADETHLGEGHSQENKSDFLDYRESLEPNPNIATHSPLHTLKDRDPASTSMAPSDSHNRALFDQVLNSNDRARAQGGGATSGGNKEKRFFCMFCNKGFNCPQKVEIHQRVHIGVKPFSCTQCHMRFSLAWNLKIHQRVHTGEKPYSCTQCHMRFSHSSSLKRHQRIHTGKKQFSCP; this is encoded by the exons ATGGCTAAATGTATGGTTTTTCACACACAAATAGCCTCCATTATGGaggtgctagcgaatgcagccgtggcagagatctgtaaactcgtcgacgacgactatgcagtgtttcgtttggaaataactcaaagccagaaagaaaacagggcaTTGCAGAGGAAACTACAGCTACTTGAACTGAAGGTGGCACGGGAGCGCGCAGAGAGGACAACTCGAGAGCGCGCCCTAGCTAGTCGTCCCAGTAGTGTCAAAATCCTCGACCGATACAGAGGcatggcaagag gtgaaggacatctcactggaggccacaggaACTTTGTGAAGCCAGTAGGACACAACGTGTGGAGAGTTGACCAACCAATAGCTATagatgaggggagtggaacctcaacccagcatgTTATCGTGAAAGCG TCTGCAGATGCAGAGGCTGCAGGTCCTGGGTTCAAGCTGGAAAGGTATGAAGGAAAGGAGGACCCACCGCacagcagagacatccagactggaGTGCCTGCTGTAGCCACGGAGGACCCCACCCTCGCCCCAGCACTGCCCAGGGCCCAATGCAGCATCACGGAGGTCAGTGGAACGCTGAACACCGTCctcaagtcagagacagacactgAGTCTTTAACGGTGCTGGAGCGACTGAGCTGTCCTCCTGCTCCCCGCTCAGAGTATTTAGTGTACGGGAGCCCGAGGACGGTTCTATTCCATCAGGACTCAGGTGATGCGTTAGAGACTGGCAATGATCCGTCCTGTTCATACGCTACAGACACAGAGATGATACCTGGTGACGTGCCTGTGGGCTTAGATACACAGACTAATTCAATGAGAGGGGACTGGAAccggtacagtagtagtgtatatTCTGAAGGGTGCCTAGATAAGAAAGGGGAGGGTCTGGTCATAGATGAGGTGACTGTGAAAGTGGAGGGTGATGCTCTTCTGACATGGAATGCAGACGAGACTCACTTAGGAGAAGGACACTCTCAGGAAAACAAGAGTGACTTCTTAGACTACAGGGAAAGCTTAGAGCCAAATCCAAATATCGCAACCCACTCCCCTTTACACACGCTCAAGGATCGCGACCCAGCGTCCACGTCTATGGCACCTTCCGATTCACACAACCGTGCCCTTTTCGATCAGGTATTAAACTCAAACGACAGGGCTAGAGCCCAGGGAGGGGGAGCAACATCAGGCGGTAATAAGGAGAAACGGttcttctgtatgttctgtaacaaaggcttcaactgccctcagaaggtggagatccaccagagggtccacataggggtgaaacccttcagctgtacccagtgtcacatgcgcttcTCCCTGGCTTGGAACCTGAagatccaccagagggtccacacaggggagaaaccttacagctgtacccagtgtcacatgcgcttcTCACACTCATCcagcctgaagaggcaccagaggatCCACACAGGGAAGAAACAATTCAGCTGCCCCTAG